The segment AGACCGATGATGCGCATTGGAATCGCCATCTCACCTATCCTATCAGTTGACCCCCTCCTCTTCCCTTGTCGATGCAATTCATTTCGTAACTTCCGGTTAAACCTTGGTTCCGATCGAGGTTGCTGGAGTTTTAGCAAACGCCGATTTGAATTAAACTACGCCGTTTACGCAGGCGCACGTCCGCAGCTTATTGCGATTCGCGCCGGACGTAAGGCGAATCAATTCCTCACCTATTCTTCATCGATTCACGAACGACGGTTGGCAAGTATGGCAGAATCGAGCGGAACCCCGATGATCGAGGCGGACCGCCTCTCGAAGTTCTATGGAATTTTCGCCGCCTCGCGCGACGTTTCCTTCAAGGTGTATCGCGGCGAAGTGGTGGCGTTTCTCGGCCCCAACGGCGCCGGTAAGAGCACCACGATGAAACTGCTGACTGGGTATCTTGCGCCCAGCGAAGGGGTCGCCAAGATCGCCGGTCATAACATGATGACCGATCGGTTGCGGGGCTCGGCGATGCTCGGCTATTTGCCCGAAAATGGTCCTCTGTATCCGGACGCGACTCCCTACAGCTTGCTGATGTTCTTTGGCGAAGCTCGCGGCTTGAACCCGGCGCAGCGGAAAGAGCGGATCGAAGCGGTCGTCGATCTCTGTAACTTGCACACGGTGCTCCACAAGCCGATCAGCAAGTTGTCGAAAGGTTACAAACAGCGCGTCGGCATGGCCCAGGCGATTTTGCATGAGCCGGAAGTCTTGATCCTGGACGAACCGACCTCCGGTCTCGATCCCAATCAGATCCGCGGCGTCCGCGAGATGATTCGTCGCTTGGGCGAATCGAAGACGATTCTGTTGTCGACGCACATTTTCCAAGAAGTCGACGCTCTGGCGACGCGAGCGATCGTGATCAACGAAGGACGTTTGATCTACGACGGAGCGATCGAC is part of the Blastopirellula sediminis genome and harbors:
- a CDS encoding ABC transporter ATP-binding protein, yielding MIEADRLSKFYGIFAASRDVSFKVYRGEVVAFLGPNGAGKSTTMKLLTGYLAPSEGVAKIAGHNMMTDRLRGSAMLGYLPENGPLYPDATPYSLLMFFGEARGLNPAQRKERIEAVVDLCNLHTVLHKPISKLSKGYKQRVGMAQAILHEPEVLILDEPTSGLDPNQIRGVREMIRRLGESKTILLSTHIFQEVDALATRAIVINEGRLIYDGAIDGMKQPGESLDDAFYRMTKGVNALTSVTG